The proteins below come from a single Nocardiopsis gilva YIM 90087 genomic window:
- a CDS encoding M48 metallopeptidase family protein, whose product MPSNTKIEVRRSPRRQRTVSAYRDGDKTIVLVPASFSSAEEQRWVDRMLERLEAREERRRPDDEALQARAFELAERYLEGLAQPVSVRWVDNQRTRWGSCTPDSGSIRLSRRLSGMPSWVVDYVLMHELVHLIIPNHGPEFWDLVRRYPKAERARGYLEGVSAAPRLDAGGSGEVEDEEDDILEEE is encoded by the coding sequence GTGCCTTCGAACACGAAGATCGAGGTACGTCGAAGTCCTCGCCGTCAGCGGACCGTGTCCGCCTACCGCGATGGGGACAAGACGATCGTCCTCGTTCCCGCATCGTTCTCCAGCGCTGAGGAGCAGCGCTGGGTCGATCGCATGCTGGAGCGACTGGAGGCGCGGGAGGAGCGCCGCCGCCCCGACGATGAAGCCCTGCAGGCCAGAGCGTTCGAACTGGCTGAACGCTACCTCGAAGGGCTAGCCCAGCCCGTCAGCGTGCGGTGGGTCGACAACCAGCGCACCCGCTGGGGCTCCTGCACCCCCGACTCGGGGTCCATCCGCCTCTCGCGGCGGCTCTCCGGCATGCCGTCGTGGGTCGTCGACTACGTCCTCATGCACGAACTCGTGCACCTGATCATCCCGAACCACGGTCCGGAATTCTGGGATCTGGTCCGTCGCTATCCCAAGGCCGAACGTGCGCGCGGCTACCTGGAGGGTGTCAGCGCCGCCCCGCGCCTCGACGCCGGAGGCAGCGGCGAGGTCGAGGACGAAGAGGACGACATCCTGGAAGAGGAGTAG
- a CDS encoding DUF2064 domain-containing protein, producing MAAVLITPGTGTAPPPGIDPGAFQSVLSEDTYDVVADLEQCAPAVAAWAERHDEADRLATAATDLTWPGTPVLRLTGGAPLSRTLAALHDYGADQAAVIAADAPDLPRLLIGKLFRALGSADVAVCPADGGGLVALATRIPAPAWADGVDLDTRDALARLNAARPERRALSMVPGWHRIRTPADISRLDPGLEGWEVTRSLLSTGRR from the coding sequence ATGGCGGCCGTACTCATCACGCCCGGCACAGGAACCGCACCACCGCCTGGAATCGACCCTGGGGCGTTCCAGTCCGTCCTCTCCGAAGACACCTATGACGTCGTCGCGGACCTCGAACAGTGCGCACCCGCCGTCGCGGCGTGGGCCGAGCGCCACGACGAAGCCGACCGCCTCGCCACCGCGGCCACCGACCTCACCTGGCCCGGCACCCCCGTCCTGCGCCTCACCGGCGGCGCCCCACTGTCACGCACCCTGGCCGCCCTGCATGATTACGGCGCCGACCAGGCTGCCGTGATCGCGGCCGACGCCCCGGACCTACCGAGGCTGCTGATCGGCAAACTCTTCCGCGCCCTCGGCAGCGCCGATGTCGCCGTCTGCCCCGCCGATGGCGGCGGCCTGGTCGCCCTCGCCACCCGCATCCCCGCCCCGGCCTGGGCCGACGGCGTCGACCTCGATACCCGTGATGCTCTCGCCCGCCTGAACGCTGCCCGCCCGGAACGCCGCGCCCTGTCCATGGTCCCCGGCTGGCACCGCATCCGCACCCCGGCCGACATCTCCCGCCTCGACCCCGGCCTGGAGGGATGGGAAGTCACCCGCTCCCTGCTGAGCACTGGGCGGCGGTAA
- a CDS encoding NUDIX hydrolase gives MSVDADTRDLHTDARAVLTSWTAPDAAQEELRRTYLDHLDRHPDGVWRSCQPGHVTASAAIVDPDGSRTVLTLHRKIRLWLQTGGHCEPADTALAAVALREATEESGIADLRLLPDPVRLDRHWVGCGGGTWHLDVQYAAIAPPGSEPVRDPEESDGLAWFPVDAIPEPTDTAVRALVTAAAAAARRAA, from the coding sequence GTGAGCGTTGACGCCGATACCCGCGACCTGCACACCGATGCCCGCGCGGTCCTGACGTCCTGGACCGCACCCGACGCCGCCCAGGAGGAGCTGCGCCGCACCTACCTCGACCACCTGGACCGTCATCCCGACGGGGTGTGGCGCTCCTGCCAGCCTGGCCACGTGACGGCGAGCGCCGCGATCGTCGATCCGGACGGCAGCCGTACCGTGCTCACCCTGCACCGCAAGATCCGGCTCTGGCTGCAGACCGGCGGCCACTGCGAACCCGCCGACACCGCATTGGCGGCAGTGGCCCTGCGTGAGGCCACCGAGGAGTCGGGCATCGCGGACCTGCGGCTGCTTCCGGACCCCGTGCGCCTCGACCGCCACTGGGTGGGCTGCGGCGGCGGCACCTGGCACCTGGACGTGCAGTACGCCGCCATCGCCCCACCCGGTTCCGAGCCGGTCCGCGACCCGGAGGAATCCGACGGCCTCGCCTGGTTCCCGGTCGACGCCATCCCGGAGCCCACCGACACAGCCGTTCGCGCCCTGGTCACCGCCGCAGCAGCGGCGGCCCGGCGGGCCGCCTGA
- a CDS encoding zinc-dependent metalloprotease, protein MPNDPDDESGRRSGNSGSGAGDNGPGGVPNMPGGFPFGDPQQMAQMLRQFADMMAAQPSPGSPTGEGGVSWDIAKNIARHTVSAKGDASTGPIDNAHVQEALQLADLWLNEATTLPSGVQTMEAWSRSEWIERTMDTWARLCDPLTSRIVESMGQNLPEEMQSVAGPFMGMVRQMGGMLVGQQAGQAIGELASEVVGSTDVGVPLAGEGHAALLPSGVTAFGEGLGIPQDEVRLYLAAREAAHHRLFSHVPWLRSHVFSLVEEYARGISFDMSGLEEKLGHIDISNPEALQEVLSGAEGGGLFQPEDTPRQKASLARLETALALIEGWVSVVVEAAVTERLPQSASLGEATRRRRASGGPAEHTFAALVGLEMRPRRVREAAALWRALGEARGTEGRDAVWAHPDLMPSSSDLDDPDAFVRGESDIDVPDIDISQFTEAQSAEGEASDSEAKDDKDTDGEADTDHGDSKGDDGR, encoded by the coding sequence ATGCCGAACGACCCGGATGACGAGTCGGGTCGGCGATCGGGTAACTCCGGTTCCGGGGCCGGAGACAACGGCCCAGGCGGGGTTCCGAACATGCCTGGGGGATTCCCGTTCGGTGATCCCCAGCAGATGGCCCAGATGCTACGCCAGTTCGCCGACATGATGGCGGCCCAGCCGTCGCCCGGTTCGCCCACTGGTGAGGGCGGCGTGAGCTGGGACATCGCCAAGAACATCGCCCGGCACACGGTGTCCGCCAAGGGCGACGCCAGCACCGGGCCGATCGACAACGCCCACGTACAGGAGGCCCTGCAACTGGCCGACCTGTGGCTCAACGAGGCCACCACGCTGCCCTCGGGTGTGCAGACGATGGAGGCGTGGAGCCGGTCGGAGTGGATCGAGCGGACCATGGACACCTGGGCGCGCCTGTGCGACCCGCTCACCTCCCGCATCGTCGAGTCCATGGGGCAGAACCTGCCGGAGGAGATGCAGTCTGTGGCCGGTCCCTTCATGGGCATGGTGCGGCAGATGGGCGGCATGCTCGTCGGCCAGCAGGCCGGGCAGGCCATCGGCGAGCTGGCGAGCGAGGTCGTCGGTTCCACCGACGTCGGCGTACCGCTGGCGGGTGAGGGCCACGCCGCGCTGCTGCCGTCGGGCGTGACCGCGTTCGGCGAGGGGCTGGGGATCCCGCAGGACGAGGTGCGGCTGTACCTCGCCGCCCGCGAGGCCGCGCACCACCGCCTGTTCAGCCATGTGCCGTGGCTGCGCTCGCACGTGTTCAGCCTGGTCGAGGAGTATGCGCGCGGCATATCCTTCGACATGAGCGGGCTGGAGGAGAAGCTCGGCCACATCGACATCTCCAACCCCGAGGCACTGCAGGAGGTGCTGTCCGGGGCGGAGGGCGGCGGGCTGTTCCAGCCCGAGGACACTCCGCGGCAGAAGGCGTCCCTCGCGCGGCTGGAGACGGCCCTCGCTCTGATCGAGGGATGGGTCTCGGTCGTGGTCGAGGCCGCGGTGACCGAACGGCTGCCGCAGTCGGCGTCCCTGGGCGAGGCCACCCGCCGTCGGCGTGCCTCCGGCGGACCGGCCGAGCACACCTTCGCCGCGCTTGTCGGCCTGGAGATGCGCCCGCGCCGGGTGCGCGAGGCCGCCGCGCTGTGGAGAGCCCTGGGCGAGGCCCGCGGGACCGAAGGGCGCGACGCCGTCTGGGCGCACCCCGACCTCATGCCCTCCAGCTCCGACTTGGACGACCCGGACGCCTTCGTGCGCGGCGAGTCCGACATCGACGTTCCGGACATCGACATCAGCCAGTTCACCGAGGCGCAGTCGGCGGAGGGCGAGGCCTCCGACAGCGAGGCCAAGGACGACAAGGACACGGACGGCGAGGCCGACACTGACCACGGGGACAGCAAGGGGGACGACGGTCGGTGA